A single window of Deltaproteobacteria bacterium DNA harbors:
- a CDS encoding ATP-grasp domain-containing protein, with the protein MDVVLLEPSFPVNQREFARALHAVGARVTGIGERPKDQLDPELRHWLTHYEQVSNVTDVGQVERIVRWLQGRVEVHRLEATVEAHVMCAARVREACGIPGTSVQTTFLCRDKPAMKEALRQAGVPCAQSIGSDDAAEIEDFARRVGFPLVVKPRDAAGAAATYRCDDGAELSAALGECGVGRGASVAVEEFIEGHEGFWDTLCIEGEVAHEFVCHYYPNVLEAMRKRWISPQFIATNRLDAAPGYEEVKALGRKVIAALGIQTGATHMEWFFGPKGLKFSEIGCRPPGVRAWDLYAAGNEFDIYREWANCVVYHCPSQSLSRRYSAGIIALRPDRDGHIVGYEGVEELQEAFGEWIIDAHLPPAGTPTQPVEAGYMANAWVRIKHPDYDHLRHMLDRVGQTLKVRAR; encoded by the coding sequence ATCGACGTCGTCCTGCTCGAGCCCAGCTTCCCGGTGAACCAGCGCGAGTTCGCCCGCGCCCTCCACGCGGTGGGCGCGCGGGTCACCGGCATCGGTGAGCGGCCGAAGGATCAGCTCGATCCCGAGCTGCGCCACTGGCTCACCCACTACGAGCAGGTGAGCAACGTCACCGACGTCGGGCAGGTGGAGCGGATCGTGCGCTGGCTGCAGGGGCGGGTCGAGGTGCACCGCCTCGAGGCGACGGTCGAGGCGCACGTGATGTGCGCGGCGAGGGTGCGGGAGGCCTGCGGCATCCCCGGCACCAGCGTCCAGACGACCTTCCTCTGCCGGGACAAGCCCGCGATGAAGGAGGCGCTGCGCCAGGCCGGCGTGCCCTGCGCCCAGTCCATCGGCTCGGACGACGCCGCCGAGATCGAGGACTTCGCCCGGCGGGTCGGCTTCCCCCTCGTGGTGAAGCCCCGCGACGCCGCCGGCGCCGCCGCCACCTACCGCTGCGACGACGGCGCCGAGCTCTCGGCGGCCCTCGGCGAGTGCGGGGTCGGGCGCGGGGCCAGCGTCGCGGTCGAGGAGTTCATCGAGGGCCACGAGGGCTTCTGGGACACCCTCTGCATCGAGGGCGAGGTCGCCCACGAGTTCGTCTGCCACTACTACCCGAACGTCCTCGAGGCGATGCGCAAGCGGTGGATCAGCCCGCAGTTCATCGCCACCAACCGCCTCGACGCCGCCCCCGGCTACGAGGAGGTGAAGGCGCTGGGCCGCAAGGTGATCGCCGCCCTCGGCATCCAGACCGGGGCCACTCACATGGAGTGGTTCTTCGGCCCCAAGGGGCTGAAGTTCAGCGAGATCGGCTGCCGCCCCCCCGGGGTGCGGGCCTGGGATCTCTACGCCGCGGGCAACGAGTTCGACATCTACCGGGAGTGGGCCAACTGCGTGGTCTACCACTGCCCGAGCCAGTCCCTCTCCCGCCGCTACTCCGCTGGCATCATCGCCTTGCGCCCCGATCGGGACGGCCACATCGTGGGCTACGAGGGAGTCGAGGAGCTCCAGGAGGCCTTCGGAGAGTGGATCATCGACGCCCATCTGCCCCCGGCCGGGACCCCCACCCAGCCCGTGGAGGCCGGCTACATGGCCAACGCCTGGGTGAGGATCAAGCACCCGGACTACGACCACCTGCGGCACATGCTGGACCGGGTGGGCCAGACCCTGAAGGTGCGTGCGCGGTGA